aatatacaCACACAAATTATTGAAAGGAATGAtagtattaaatatttatattttgtatataatttttattgatcaaCAACATCGatattacaatattaattaatatctataaatagttaaataattGTTCAAGCCACGTATTATAAACCGAATACACCCTTAACGACCCAATAGAAATATAGGCATTCAATAACCAATTTGGATTTATTGGCACCAAGTCATGTCAGATTCACATATTGTTTAgccttttatattataaaaagaagCAAAATCAACCTTGATTTTCACAAAAGCAAAACTTCATcaccaaaacaaagaaaaagatcTCCGCCATGGGGTTTATAAGTAAAGGGGCAATAGTTTTTTCATCAATACTAGTGTTTTTATCAGCCACAACATGTGCAATTGATTCAGGggataaatttgaaaataaaaatataaaatcggCTACGTTTATTTCTGAAATGTTTGAAGTGGGTCCCGGAAAAGTCGTATCTAAAAGTTTCTATGATATTGAATTTCCAAAGGGTCATGTTGGAATAAAGAGTTTTGATGCTGAACTAGTTGATGAAAAAGGAAATTCTGTACCATTATATGAAGCATATCTACATCATTTTTTTGCTATAAAATACCATGTAATAGATTGGAATATGTCAAAAATAACCCCTAAGGATCCTTTGGAAGGTAACATTTATATAAGAAATGATGGAACATGTAATACTTATATTCTGCCACATTATTGGGGTTTGGGAGGTGAAGCACGAGGAACAAAATCAAAAATTCCAGATCCTTATGCTGTAGAGCATGGCAACCCTTCAACTATTCCATCAGGATACCAAGAAAAGTGGCTCCTAAATATCATGGTTATTGATACACGTGGAACAAAAGATAGAAAACGTTGTACTGAATGTAGGTGTAACCATTTTAATTTGCCAAAGAATTTTTATAACGTCACATCTGGCATCGATGGCAAACCATTGGGTTCCAATTATAAAGGAGGACTCTTTTGTTGCCAAGATAGTTTACAGTGCAAATTGAAAAAGGGTTTCGAAGCACCTACCAGAAAGCTTGCATTGAGATACAAAATAACATGGGTTGATTGGAACCAACAACAAATTCCTGTAAGATTTTATGTACTTGATTCAACTGATCGAGTTAGAAGAAATGGTTCCCAATTTATTCATGATTGTCAGGTAAGCAAgagattatttaattattttgtttgtgagattttttcttcacaatttttgtttaatttatttcttaCTTTTAATTATAGATAACTTTTACAATGTAATGTCCAATGtaattttaaagataaaaatgaaaagcaAAAATGCATTCATACATCAAACATCTCATAAAGAAGTGCTCAAAACACTATCCATGAATTGTCAGAGCAGTGGTAATAGTTTTACCCATTGATCTCATGGGATGAAGTTTCAATTCCTTCGGAATCAGAGTTTTAAAATGATCACTAACggcaatttaattaaaattgatttctttttcaattttttttttaattttaaaactttcTATAATTAATTCTAAAACATAATTTACAAGTACATTTTTGTTGAACTCGATGGTTACAGGTAGAGTTTACGGTTCCTCCAAATAATGGAAGAAAGAACTCCCCTCCTCATATTGAGAAAGCAAACATCCCAATGGAAAAAGGTGGTTATCTCATATACGGCATAGCTCATATGCATGTTGGTGCAATTAACGCAACTTTATATGGACAAGTAAgttcattaattatatataaataattctatcatatttttatctcaaaatataatatttatgatTTCGATGGTATGTATGTTTCATTAAACTATGTGTGCTTGTCATGTTCCTTAACcaataatcttttttattctcTCTATATTATGGTAAGAATTCATTTACTTTATATCATTCTTGATCACTTCTAAATTAtgataatattttgattatttaagGATGGAAGGACTTTGTATACCTCAAAACCAACATATGGAAAAGGAAAGGAACCGGAAAATGAGAAAGGCTATGTTGTCGAGATGTCGGGAAGCTATCCAGAGTTAGGTTCAATCAAGATTAAAGATGGTGAAATTGTGACTGTAGAAACAAGATATAAAAGTGGCTTTCGCACTGGAGCTATGGGACATATGTATATCTATTTGGCGGACCGATTACCATAAAATACATATAGATCTAATCTGGTGTAGaaattctatattttatatgtcatcAAATGAttataatattgaaataaacaAGTTATTTTATAAAGAGGGTTTACAACATTAGAAGTAAATCTCATTATCATTTATCATACCTTTTACAAAATCAGAAGTTTGAGGGTTTACAACACCACTAATCGCTGGTTTGAAGATTCTATGGTTGAGTGAATCCATTCCCAGCTTGAGATTGTTCGGTGAGCTGCCTAATTAATTATGTCTAAATATCAATCTTTTagattttcttttgaagttatgcgtgtgtttaattttttttttttaactattaaaTTGGTCTCTAGTTAAGTGTGTGTTGTTGAACCATTTCACTTTCGAATATAACATGTTTGGCATAGCTTAAGCCACTTATATTATCTATTTGTTCAAATCATATATGTCTTAGCACGTCGTTGGTTCACCTAAAACATAGCAATGTCATGGAGCAGTACACCCCTCTTCATTATTAAAAATTCATAGTATAATGTTGTGGACAGAAAAATGGTTTGAGATACACGTTCTTAAGAATTCTTTAAATTcattatttgaataaaaattaatatctcATTATTTTCGACTCGTCAACGtaacatatattaattttacCTAAAATCCAACTACATCTTAGACAGACAATTGCATAATTTAAACTTAGAATCTCGTTGAATATTaaatcataatatttttatttgtcatcatAATATATTAAGTTTTCATTGTCGTTAACAATTACTAATCTCTGTCAAGAAATTTATAGAGTCCATAAAATGAATTCTTTCCTTTTAATCAAATTCTTTCCATACGCTGGAGCAAGAGGATTTGAACCCATGATCACCTTCTTAAAGAGATTAAAACCCTCATGACTTCGACCAATTCATTGGTAAATTACAATACATTTCAAGTTACGAAAATATGTTATGCAAatgttaataaatatattaaaaatgaaattttctcataaaaaaacaaaattaaaattaaagccAATTTAATCTACAAAGTCACTCTATAATATATGCACAGATTGAGTTGAATATTTGAAAAACGTATAAAAGTTTATCCATTTTGTTTCCTAATATCAACTCACTCTTTTTGAGTCTTTCATTGTGAAAGACTTCATAAAAATCCTTTGGTTTCTCTTCAATGTGTAGTAAATTAATTTCTAATTTCTAACGAGGAGTTACACTCTCAAATTGTTGACATCCTCTTATCTTGACATTAACCACATTGTTTACACCATCTGCATCTTTGATTATCTCACAACATTGTCTACGTGGTGCCTGTATAATAcacaaaaatatttcaaactagTTAGGTACCGGttaatttttccaaaaaaagtAAACTAGTGAATTTGCAAAATATTCCTTAAAATTGTGAAATGTTTTACGTTCGGGCATTTGCtcatataatctttttttttttgaaaaagctaaaatgatatatatatatatatatatatatatatatatatatatatatatatatatatatatatatatatatatatatatatatatatatattaacaaaacaGCCTCCTCAGCACAAAGAAGGAGCCATTTTTATAGTTACAGTGAGACCAGCATTTGCTCATATAATCAAACTAAAGAAGGAGCCATTTTTATAGTTACGGTGTCCGCTGTTAAAATTAGGTTTGTCTGCCTAGGACTAGAGTATGGTATAGTCTATAACGATCAAAGTCAAATAGTGATCCTATtaatgaatcaaattcaatgaAGCAACAACTTTTACCATAGAGAAGTGGTCATAAACGTTGACATAAATATGATgtacaattttaatatgaatcaCTTTTTTAATAGACGAAATTACAAGTCAACGAAAATTCAACACATGCAAAGTAGAGTGATTGAAGTTCGAACCATGATTAGAGTATCCGATTtaacaatttcgatatttttataagttaagttaaaatttataaacaaatataaatcATTCTATAAGTAATACTTATTTGtctagtatttaaaaatattttaattttattgatgaCCTAAGTTgttgtttgaaaataaaaattaatagtcatttttattttcataattgaaacaataacttaattgatattgattcaattaacaacaaaaataatttatattaaactCACTTCAATCATTTCAATTATagggcaaaaaataaaaaaattctaataattttaaGGACATTCTTCGTAACAATATTatgataacaattttttttttaaggacatCCTACAGTGGACCACTTATGTAAGATTAGGCACATATGcttgaaattttaatatttcagtCAAAACTATTTATGTATTAATTTCCATCACCCGTTACTACACGGCACAATAAATACACATATTtcttgtacccaaaaaaaatacacatatttCGCTCCAAATAATCTTTTCAACTCACATAACTAGAAACTTTTGGTATGAGGTGGGATGaatattttaattgataaaattagTTGAGCTAAATATAAAACACTAACTTAACAATTAACATACTAATAATTttcattaggaaaaaaaaattagaaagtttTGGTATGGGATTTAAACACACAttcataaaatactttttttcatccataaaaaaaaacatttttttttcttttttggaaaCGTTCATACAATTGCATCTAACAATACAAGtaaaagatattaaaaaaatataaaaaataaacagaaGTAAATAGAGACTATTTTTACTGACCTAttcaatctatatatataattcctagatagttgtgcaatcactaatctaaccctaatcTACGTCAGtcacttatatccaattaaacaactcaataatgccacatcacttctacttacatcattgtcatctctatacactttttcatatgcctacatttatatacctatgacttttcattatacactcactcaactaataataataggttttactaaattatacacactaattaattttttatactatatattgaattatagtgtccaattaagaatcaaatgcacagtgtatgagtatgaccacaaaccgttttcatagcgacatgacaatttatggattaccaacttattttggtagatgcaataggatccatcgtaatcttttcgaaatgtataaacacatctttaatatctatcttatatttaaatcactttttattattattattttgttgttgttgatgttattattataattttcataatacttattgtttcaatttatatgaatgatttttcaacattacaatataaaataccacataatacccgtgcatcgcacgggtgtgggactagtcaagataaaaataataactcttaaaaaaaaaactacctttctaattcaaaaatataaacgtcacactaattaattaatagttaatattttgtcaaaaaaaattaatagcagcattaataataaataaaacattttaaaaatcttACTCATTAATTAAcgaattaaatatgtttttagtatagattaaattttaatgataatttttttacacaaatgataATTTTAGTCTTTCTTTGGTGTAGTCTTTCATAATGTAATTGGTAAGAATGGTACCTATATTAGAATGGATATTTTTAATTCTCAAAATAATAGTccctataaaatataaatagagattaaaagtaaattttttttcctgaatTAAACTTAAGTGTCCGCAATTTTATAGGaattaaaaatgtatttaacttttaattaaattaaaaactaaatttttaataGTCCtcccaaacaaaaaattaattactaaaatattaaccaagcaaaaataaataaagtggcagaagaaaaataaaaaattccttaCCTCTTTCCAATAATGAGGCAAAAGCAAAGGCGCCGAAACGTTGACATATTGAATTTCCAAAACCGGTTTATAATCTTCCCTCTCACACTTCTTCTCCGAAACGGCGTCGTATCTCTTATACCCAGACCGGGTCAATCCCTTACCAACATCATCAACCCGCTCCATAAAATAAACCAAAGGCTTTTCACACGGATCACCACTAACGGGTCGGGTATTAAACGTAAACGGGCCATCACTCCAACTCCGCCACGTTTTAAAAGTTTGTAAAGccatttcaaattctttggcCCTTGGTAAAAATGGATATAATTCAACACTATAGCCCCATGAAACTGAAACCGACCAATTTCGGGTATGGTCGTAGCAATATGATTTTTGGATAGTTCGACCCGGGTCCGATTTGTAAGCggttattaattttttgactGAATCGACACGTGGCATGTTTGGGAAAATTGAATCCACGTAATCTAAGTGGTGTAATGAGACCAATGGTGCTACCGGGTGTGCTGCTAATAACCCATATGGGTTGCCACGTATATCAACctgtattaattaataaataataaaattaattagtagCTAAAATGGAATAAGATGATaaccataacaaaaaaaatgattttaactattttagctaaaatggttataaaaaaaaaaactattttagcTAGAAGTTCGTAGTAATAAATTAGTAGCGAAAATGGAATAAGATGATAGTCATcatttttaactattttagCTAAaacggtaaaaataaaaactattttagttagaatttatttaataataaagataaagtACTCTAATTTGGTAGTATTTTGTTTGACTGAAACTAAATGGTAGGTAGATAAAATTTGAAAGAGAcatgtattttaaaaaaatatatcatactaATAAAGGATTGATTATTTAATTTCTTCggttttcctttaaaaaaattaatttcatcgGTTTTGTTTCTTAGTTAAATTGAGAATACGTTTTTCAGTtacaaaaaaacataatatgTTTATAATTATAACGGTAGAACATATTGAATTGAGAGATAtgacataaaaatttattatatttcaattttttaacaaaaatgaaAGATACTACTATATAGTAGGCAATAAAAGTTAATACAAATTGTAGCCAAAAAACATTAACacaaattttgattttcctCGTTAgcctaatttatttatttttgaccaaAAGTCATCAGGCTAATTAAAGGGCGGATTTTTTGCTATACTGAGCGGTTAATTCTTACTAAGACTCTACAATATTTTCCATATTACCcaatcttaaaataaataattaatagtcccataagtgtagctcaaatggtagctaccaGGGACGTTATTGGagtggtcggggttcgaaccccggattcCACATTTCTTCACAttcttaaccaaaaaaaaaataaataaataattaatagtcAATGACTAAGCAAATAGGTTTGATCGAGTAGTGAAATATTTGCGTGCGCATCATGTCATAGGTTCGATCCTCAGAAACAAATTAAAGTAATCGTCAATGACTAACTTGATAGACGGTAGAGCTGCAGAGACATTAACATGCGCTTGTTCTAATTGTAACCCGAAACTTAAACTTCTTCACGGTTTAAAAAATAAGTCTAGCAACTAAATtgccaaaaaaagaaaaagaaaaaaaaaaactaatttgacaaaataaaggttaatgttaaaaaaataaaataatgtttaatAGGGAATTCAGTTGATTCATGATGTAGAATGAACAAGTCAAAGTATAGAAGAAAAGTACCTGATGAAAACCAGGTTCTTTGGTAATCTGAACGCCAATTTCACTAATGCAACTTTGAATTTTCTGATCAGAACCATAATACTCAGAATACCTATCAATGCAACCGTCCAAAATCTTCACAAGCTCCGCCGCCAAAGGATAACTTATAGCAAACCCTCCGCCGCCATAAGCCATAGTGTAAAAATGTACCACATCTTGTTCCACACTCTCCGAATTTCCACCAATATAGTACATTTGATTGTGATCATATTTCGACAACACCGTAAGTAGGTTGTCGGTAAAGAACACCGTGTCGTCGTCGCCCATGACAAACCACCTCACATTATCTAACCCTAATTCAAAACCCTCCTTTAGTATTCGCGCTATGCGAATAGCTGAACGAGAGCCGTACCAACAAGTGTATCTGAACGATGACGTGTCAGCAGAGACTTTATATGGCAGAGAAGTCTCTGGCCACGTCTCGTTTATTGGTGGCTCTCTATCTAGCCACACGAAGCCTCTGGTGGTGTTTTGACGCCACCAAAGTTCGCTATAGAACCGACGTGTGTTCCATGTAGCATAAGAGCCGCCGAT
This genomic interval from Trifolium pratense cultivar HEN17-A07 linkage group LG6, ARS_RC_1.1, whole genome shotgun sequence contains the following:
- the LOC123889480 gene encoding uncharacterized protein LOC123889480, with translation MSSSSVESVRELLNKQWKTVPFPNIKSSDLFSLFLKVGLAISTIFLISHLFYLSLNYHQPQSHYDHLALKEMFHRSTPKTLIIDSGPAEQPTAAAEEPTKISHVLFGIGGSYATWNTRRFYSELWWRQNTTRGFVWLDREPPINETWPETSLPYKVSADTSSFRYTCWYGSRSAIRIARILKEGFELGLDNVRWFVMGDDDTVFFTDNLLTVLSKYDHNQMYYIGGNSESVEQDVVHFYTMAYGGGGFAISYPLAAELVKILDGCIDRYSEYYGSDQKIQSCISEIGVQITKEPGFHQVDIRGNPYGLLAAHPVAPLVSLHHLDYVDSIFPNMPRVDSVKKLITAYKSDPGRTIQKSYCYDHTRNWSVSVSWGYSVELYPFLPRAKEFEMALQTFKTWRSWSDGPFTFNTRPVSGDPCEKPLVYFMERVDDVGKGLTRSGYKRYDAVSEKKCEREDYKPVLEIQYVNVSAPLLLPHYWKEAPRRQCCEIIKDADGVNNVVNVKIRGCQQFESVTPR
- the LOC123892391 gene encoding uncharacterized protein LOC123892391, producing the protein MGFISKGAIVFSSILVFLSATTCAIDSGDKFENKNIKSATFISEMFEVGPGKVVSKSFYDIEFPKGHVGIKSFDAELVDEKGNSVPLYEAYLHHFFAIKYHVIDWNMSKITPKDPLEGNIYIRNDGTCNTYILPHYWGLGGEARGTKSKIPDPYAVEHGNPSTIPSGYQEKWLLNIMVIDTRGTKDRKRCTECRCNHFNLPKNFYNVTSGIDGKPLGSNYKGGLFCCQDSLQCKLKKGFEAPTRKLALRYKITWVDWNQQQIPVRFYVLDSTDRVRRNGSQFIHDCQVEFTVPPNNGRKNSPPHIEKANIPMEKGGYLIYGIAHMHVGAINATLYGQDGRTLYTSKPTYGKGKEPENEKGYVVEMSGSYPELGSIKIKDGEIVTVETRYKSGFRTGAMGHMYIYLADRLP